The proteins below come from a single Panicum hallii strain FIL2 chromosome 7, PHallii_v3.1, whole genome shotgun sequence genomic window:
- the LOC112899990 gene encoding protein TSS-like isoform X2, which yields MAPKAGRGKGRGGGGKGDKRKKEEKVVPSVVDVTVVTPYESQVTLKGISTDRVLDVRKLLGSNVETCHLTNYSLSHVARGQRLEDGVEIVALKPCALRIVEEEYATEEQAVAHVRRLLDIVACTTAFAKPRDGAAKHKSSKHGRPATPPSPPAPASTGANGGGSSGEGAPPISEAHDMAAIRPPPKLGEFYDFFSFAHLTPPIHFIRRKEANGASQEGDYFEIEVKVCNGKLLHVVASVKGFYLAGKPHNVSRSLVDLLQQLSNAFANAYEALMKAFVDHNKFGNLPYGFRANTWLIPPIYVDPATKCPALPVEDENWGGDGGGTGRNGKYDRRRWSKDFSILARMPCKTEEERVIRDRKAFLLHNLFVDTAIFRAASTIRRLIKQSMNSTGAQSDMHGSNIFEERIGDMHITVKKDGADASLKLEDKVDGVAFCPTGAMDITQRNILKGLTSDENVVVKDSSMLGVVIAKHCGYTATVKVSERAKDSNDVKQTYETSDNFDGVLNIDVHDHPDGGSNCLNVNSLRIPLPRIINPETTVGNQYPNPKSHVSNPARKLACTVLEDSLRKLDSMPSKNSRIIRWELGSSWLQHLQKKDSPTSEDGKGNKIKADKEPAVKGLGKHFEQLRKIKKKECNIEGSGSEKEESNSNCSPMNGMPESDKIAVDETIKGADISKLMSEDAFFRLKSLGAGLHEKSLEELTEMAHNFYDDTALPKLVSDFASLELSPVDGRTMTDFMHTRGLNMSSLGRVVELAEKLPHIQSICIHEMVIRSFKHIIRAVIAAVDDMQNMSAAIAETLNILLGSPRLENGADTDPHIEHNLRLKWVESFLSKRFSWKLKDEFAHLRKFIILRGLCSKVGLELVARDYNMNSPNPFDKSDIISIVPVCKHVVYSSIDGRNLLESSKVALDKGKLDDAVSYGTKALSKIIAVCGPYHRLTANAYSLLAVVLYHTGDFNQATIYQQKALDINERELGLDHPETMKSYGDLSVFYYRLQHIEMALKYVNRALYLLQFSCGLSHPNSAATYINVAMMEEGMGNVHVALRYLHEALKCNKRLLGADHIQTAASYHAIAIALSMMDAYSLSVQHEQTTLQILQEKLGQDDLRTQDAAAWLEYFESKALEQQEAARRGMPKPDSSIASKGHLSVSDLLDFISPDQERKERDMQRKCRRAKY from the exons ATGGCCCCCAAGGCCGGCCGCGgcaagggcaggggcggcggcggcaaaggCGAcaagaggaagaaggaggagaaag TTGTGCCCAGCGTGGTAGACGTCACGGTCGTCACCCCCTACGAATCCCAGGTGACACTCAAG GGCATATCCACGGACCGTGTGCTGGACGTGCGGAAGCTGCTGGGGTCGAACGTGGAGACGTGTCACCTGACAAACTATTCACTCTCCCATGTG GCGCGCGGGCAGCGGCTGGAGGACGGCGTGGAAATCGTGGCGCTCAAGCCCTGCGCGCTCCGGATCGTGGAAG AGGAGTACGCGACGGAGGAGCAGGCGGTGGCGCACGTCCGCCGGCTGCTGGACATCGTCGCCTGCACCACCGCGTTCGCCAAGCCCCGGGACGGCGCAGCCAAGCACAAGTCGTCCAAGCACGGCCGCCCCGCGACGCCGCCctccccgcccgcgcccgcctcgACCGGGGCCAATGGCGGCGGCAGCAGTGGCGAGGGCGCGCCGCCGATATCGGAGGCGCACGACATGGCGGCCATCCGCCCGCCGCCGAAGCTGGGGGAGTTCTACGACTTCTTCTCCTTCGCCCACCTCACCCCGCCCATCCACT TTATCAGGAGGAAGGAGGCGAATGGCGCTTCTCAGGAAGGCGATTACTTCGAAATCGAG GTGAAGGTTTGCAACGGGAAGCTTCTGCATGTAGTTGCTTCAGTAAAGGGTTTCTACTTGGCAGGGAAGCCGCACAATGTAAGCCGCTCCCTGGTGGACCTACTGCAGCAGCTCAGCAATGCGTTTGCAAAT GCATATGAGGCATTGATGAAAGCTTTTGTGGATCACAACAAG TTTGGGAATTTGCCGTATGGATTCCGTGCAAACACATGGCTTATTCCTCCAATATATGTTGACCCTGCTACAAAGTGTCCAGCACTGCCAGTCGAGGATGAGAATTGGGGTGGTGATGGGGGTGGCACTGGACGCAACGGAAAATATGACCGCAGACGGTGGTCAAAAGATTTTTCTATTTTGGCTAGAATGCCATGCAAAACTGAGGAAGAGCGGGTGATCCGGGACAGGAAAGCTTTTCTTTTACACAATCTGTTTGTAGATACAGCAATTTTTAGAGCTGCATCAACAATAAGGCGACTCATTAAACAGTCTATGAACTCAACTGGTGCGCAAAGTGATATGCATGGTTCAAACATATTTGAGGAACGTATCGGAGACATGCATATAACTGTGAAGAAGGATGGGGCTGATGCTAGTCTGAAGCTGGAGGACAAGGTTGATGGTGTTGCCTTCTGTCCAACAGGTGCTATGGATATCACACAAAGAAATATTCTGAAAGGTTTGACTTCTGATGAAAATGTTGTTGTTAAG GATTCTTCAATGCTAGGAGTGGTGATTGCCAAGCATTGTGGATATACAGCAACTGTGAAGGTTTCTGAACGCGCAAAGGATAGTAATGATGTTAAACAAACCTATGAAACCTCTGATAATTTTGATGGAGTGCTGAACATTGATGTGCATGACCATCCCGATGGAGGTTCTAATTGCTTGAATGTTAACAG TCTAAGAATACCACTCCCGAGAATTATCAATCCAGAAACCACTGTTGGTAACCAGTATCCGAACCCAAAGTCTCATGTTAGTAATCCTGCACGGAAACTGGCATGCACAGTACTTGAGGACAGCTTGAGAAAGCTGGATAGCATGCCTAGCAAAAATTCTAGAATTATCAGATGGGAACTTGGGTCCTCCTGGCTGCAGCACTTGCAGAAAAAGGATTCTCCAACGTCCGAGGATGGTAAGGGAAACAAAATAAAGGCTGACAAAGAACCAGCTGTGAAAGGTCTTGGAAAGCATTTTGAACAATTaaggaaaataaaaaagaaagaaTGCAACATTGAAGGTTCTGGTTCTGAGAAGGAAGAATCTAACAGTAATTGCTCACCAATGAATGGTATGCCAGAATCAGATAAGATAGCTGTTGATGAAACGATTAAGGGGGCTGATATAAGCAAGCTAATGTCAGAGGATGCTTTCTTTCGGTTGAAGAGTTTGGGAGCTGGCCTTCATGAAAAG TCCCTTGAAGAACTCACAGAGATGGCCCATAATTTCTATGATGATACTGCACTCCCAAAGCTG GTGTCTGATTTTGCGTCCCTTGAACTTTCTCCGGTGGATGGAAGAACCATGACAGATTTCATGCATACAAGGGGACTTAACATGTCCTCCTTGGGTCGTGTG GTAGAGCTAGCAGAGAAGCTCCCACATATCCAGTCTATATGCATTCATGAAATGGTCATTAGGTCGTTTAAACACATCATCAGAGCTGTTATTGCTGCTGTTGATGACATGCAAAATATGTCTGCAGCTATAGCTGAGACTCTAAACATATTACTAGGATCCCCCAGACTTGAAAATGGTGCTGATACAGATCCACATATCGAGCATAATTTGCGATTGAAATGGGTAGAGAGCTTCCTTTCAAAAAGATTCAGCTGGAAACTGAAAGATGAATTTGCACACCTGCGAAAATTTATCATTCTGAGAGGGCTTTGCAGCAAG GTTGGACTAGAGTTGGTTGCAAGAGATTATAATATGAATAGCCCTAACCCATTCGACAAGTCTGACATTATCAGCATTGTTCCTGTATGCAAG CATGTGGTCTACTCCTCAATTGATGGTCGAAACTTGCTGGAATCATCGAAGGTGGCATTGGATAAAGGAAAACTAGATGATGCTGTCAGCTATGGAACAAAG GCCTTGTCCAAAATTATAGCTGTTTGTGGTCCATACCATCGTCTGACTGCTAATGCATACAGCCTTCTTGCTGTCGTGCTTTATCATACTGGAGATTTTAATCAG GCAACTATATATCAGCAAAAGGCACTTGATATCAATGAAAGGGAACTTGGTCTTGATCATCCGGAAACTATGAAGAGTTATGGGGATTTATCTGTCTTCTACTACCGACTGCAACACATTGAAATGGCTCTAAA GTATGTCAACCGTGCACTGTATCTGCTTCAGTTTTCGTGTGGGCTTTCACACCCAAATTCAGCTGCCACCTACATAAATGTGGCTATGATGGAAGAAGGCATGGGAAATGTCCATGTTGCTCTTCGGTACTTGCATGAAGCCCTGAAGTGCAACAAGAGATTGCTAGGAGCTGATCACATCCAG ACTGCTGCAAGCTACCATGCCATAGCCATAGCCCTTTCGATGATGGACGCGTACTCCCTAAGTGTGCAACATGAACAAACCACCTTGCAGATCCTTCAGGAGAAACTAGGGCAAGATGACCTCCGAACTCAG GATGCTGCTGCATGGCTAGAGTATTTCGAGTCAAAAGCATTAGAACAACAAGAGGCCGCTCGAAGAGGAATGCCAAAACCTGATTCATCTATTGCAAGTAAAGGACATCTTAG CGTATCAGATCTTCTTGACTTCATAAGTCCAGAccaagaaagaaaagagagggataTGCAAAGGAAGTGCAGGCGTGCAAAG TATTAA
- the LOC112901658 gene encoding VQ motif-containing protein 11 — protein sequence MAASRSPRVVREAAAAGCADANTTFVQADPATFRALVQKLTGAPGGTTAAPAEKQQQQQEEAVTTVAQQQQQQAPPPPRRPKLQERRRAAPARLELARPHPSASSFYFYHHRGHGLMHSPVSPMDAYVLATSSSSPSPLSSSSSMTLSPHSSPSCGGVVISKEEEEREEKAIASKGFYLHASPRGAAGDAERPKLLPLFPVHSPRSAYYAS from the coding sequence ATGGCGGCGTCTCGCTCGCCCAGGGTCGTGAGGGAGGCGGCCGCCGCGGGCTGCGCGGACGCCAACACCACGTTCGTGCAGGCCGACCCGGCCACGTTCCGCGCGCTCGTGCAGAAGCTCACGGGCGCGCCAGGCGGGACGACAGCGGCGCCGGcggagaagcagcagcagcagcaggaggaggcggTGACGACCGtcgcgcagcagcagcagcagcaggcgccgccgccgccgcggcggccgaagctgcaggagaggcggcgcgcggcgccggCCAGGCTGGAGCTGGCGCGGCCGCATCCGTCGGCGTCGTCGTTCTACTTCTACCACCACCGCGGCCACGGGCTCATGCACTCGCCGGTCTCGCCCATGGACGCCTACGTCCTCgccacctcctcctcgtcgccgtcgccgctgtCGTCGTCCTCGTCGATGACGCTGTCGCCGCACTCGTCGCCATCGTGCGGCGGGGTGGTGATAagcaaggaggaggaggagcgggagGAGAAGGCCATCGCCTCCAAGGGCTTCTACCTGCACGCGTCGCCGAGgggcgccgccggcgacgccgaGCGGCCCAAGCTGCTGCCGCTCTTCCCCGTCCACTCCCCCCGGAGCGCCTACTACGCCTCCTAA
- the LOC112899990 gene encoding protein TSS-like isoform X1 produces the protein MAPKAGRGKGRGGGGKGDKRKKEEKVVPSVVDVTVVTPYESQVTLKGISTDRVLDVRKLLGSNVETCHLTNYSLSHVARGQRLEDGVEIVALKPCALRIVEEEYATEEQAVAHVRRLLDIVACTTAFAKPRDGAAKHKSSKHGRPATPPSPPAPASTGANGGGSSGEGAPPISEAHDMAAIRPPPKLGEFYDFFSFAHLTPPIHFIRRKEANGASQEGDYFEIEVKVCNGKLLHVVASVKGFYLAGKPHNVSRSLVDLLQQLSNAFANAYEALMKAFVDHNKFGNLPYGFRANTWLIPPIYVDPATKCPALPVEDENWGGDGGGTGRNGKYDRRRWSKDFSILARMPCKTEEERVIRDRKAFLLHNLFVDTAIFRAASTIRRLIKQSMNSTGAQSDMHGSNIFEERIGDMHITVKKDGADASLKLEDKVDGVAFCPTGAMDITQRNILKGLTSDENVVVKDSSMLGVVIAKHCGYTATVKVSERAKDSNDVKQTYETSDNFDGVLNIDVHDHPDGGSNCLNVNSLRIPLPRIINPETTVGNQYPNPKSHVSNPARKLACTVLEDSLRKLDSMPSKNSRIIRWELGSSWLQHLQKKDSPTSEDGKGNKIKADKEPAVKGLGKHFEQLRKIKKKECNIEGSGSEKEESNSNCSPMNGMPESDKIAVDETIKGADISKLMSEDAFFRLKSLGAGLHEKSLEELTEMAHNFYDDTALPKLVSDFASLELSPVDGRTMTDFMHTRGLNMSSLGRVVELAEKLPHIQSICIHEMVIRSFKHIIRAVIAAVDDMQNMSAAIAETLNILLGSPRLENGADTDPHIEHNLRLKWVESFLSKRFSWKLKDEFAHLRKFIILRGLCSKVGLELVARDYNMNSPNPFDKSDIISIVPVCKHVVYSSIDGRNLLESSKVALDKGKLDDAVSYGTKALSKIIAVCGPYHRLTANAYSLLAVVLYHTGDFNQATIYQQKALDINERELGLDHPETMKSYGDLSVFYYRLQHIEMALKYVNRALYLLQFSCGLSHPNSAATYINVAMMEEGMGNVHVALRYLHEALKCNKRLLGADHIQTAASYHAIAIALSMMDAYSLSVQHEQTTLQILQEKLGQDDLRTQDAAAWLEYFESKALEQQEAARRGMPKPDSSIASKGHLSVSDLLDFISPDQERKERDMQRKCRRAKNNIRAQHGESVEEKENFQHDSGSPLEATKDGFQEQKLDAHPPVVLEENYAAHDEQKQSDVLSPEEYSDEGWQAASLRGRSANVRKKSSRRKPALTKLMVDRFEDGHTGSVYRSGFKPQTKGDKEDAASAPSQLSFGSFLKTDKLNGDTNIVEEKSCNTTAKPERHAKPTGINRPTSIASKFVSYKDVAVSPPGTVLKPILKEEANEKENRHDADLTLSSEEEDRKFTEKEKEKPNDDSSKDVLLSQPDGISHQETPPDSNCDDSPSELKKASGSKLSASAPPFNPGSLLSMSHPYSTVAIYDASAVLQAIPSQPMEILPHAIDTRVPRGPRSTLYYRTGHSFQRKQGYTHSQSTVVRGSYSPTTMNPHAAEFVPGKTVQQSDVADREPSPANPVTDSDHDVVSQITDEVKAETSTAEKAGQDEKVVSGKGKENRGKDVVRNSYKSELARQILLSFIVKSVHDSLGSTAAVPDRKPSGSDETSNEQSSNISKNASGRQDSDKQQKAVEVPKGLKDTEGFTVVSKRRRRPQPFMNPINGLYSQQSICTSVS, from the exons ATGGCCCCCAAGGCCGGCCGCGgcaagggcaggggcggcggcggcaaaggCGAcaagaggaagaaggaggagaaag TTGTGCCCAGCGTGGTAGACGTCACGGTCGTCACCCCCTACGAATCCCAGGTGACACTCAAG GGCATATCCACGGACCGTGTGCTGGACGTGCGGAAGCTGCTGGGGTCGAACGTGGAGACGTGTCACCTGACAAACTATTCACTCTCCCATGTG GCGCGCGGGCAGCGGCTGGAGGACGGCGTGGAAATCGTGGCGCTCAAGCCCTGCGCGCTCCGGATCGTGGAAG AGGAGTACGCGACGGAGGAGCAGGCGGTGGCGCACGTCCGCCGGCTGCTGGACATCGTCGCCTGCACCACCGCGTTCGCCAAGCCCCGGGACGGCGCAGCCAAGCACAAGTCGTCCAAGCACGGCCGCCCCGCGACGCCGCCctccccgcccgcgcccgcctcgACCGGGGCCAATGGCGGCGGCAGCAGTGGCGAGGGCGCGCCGCCGATATCGGAGGCGCACGACATGGCGGCCATCCGCCCGCCGCCGAAGCTGGGGGAGTTCTACGACTTCTTCTCCTTCGCCCACCTCACCCCGCCCATCCACT TTATCAGGAGGAAGGAGGCGAATGGCGCTTCTCAGGAAGGCGATTACTTCGAAATCGAG GTGAAGGTTTGCAACGGGAAGCTTCTGCATGTAGTTGCTTCAGTAAAGGGTTTCTACTTGGCAGGGAAGCCGCACAATGTAAGCCGCTCCCTGGTGGACCTACTGCAGCAGCTCAGCAATGCGTTTGCAAAT GCATATGAGGCATTGATGAAAGCTTTTGTGGATCACAACAAG TTTGGGAATTTGCCGTATGGATTCCGTGCAAACACATGGCTTATTCCTCCAATATATGTTGACCCTGCTACAAAGTGTCCAGCACTGCCAGTCGAGGATGAGAATTGGGGTGGTGATGGGGGTGGCACTGGACGCAACGGAAAATATGACCGCAGACGGTGGTCAAAAGATTTTTCTATTTTGGCTAGAATGCCATGCAAAACTGAGGAAGAGCGGGTGATCCGGGACAGGAAAGCTTTTCTTTTACACAATCTGTTTGTAGATACAGCAATTTTTAGAGCTGCATCAACAATAAGGCGACTCATTAAACAGTCTATGAACTCAACTGGTGCGCAAAGTGATATGCATGGTTCAAACATATTTGAGGAACGTATCGGAGACATGCATATAACTGTGAAGAAGGATGGGGCTGATGCTAGTCTGAAGCTGGAGGACAAGGTTGATGGTGTTGCCTTCTGTCCAACAGGTGCTATGGATATCACACAAAGAAATATTCTGAAAGGTTTGACTTCTGATGAAAATGTTGTTGTTAAG GATTCTTCAATGCTAGGAGTGGTGATTGCCAAGCATTGTGGATATACAGCAACTGTGAAGGTTTCTGAACGCGCAAAGGATAGTAATGATGTTAAACAAACCTATGAAACCTCTGATAATTTTGATGGAGTGCTGAACATTGATGTGCATGACCATCCCGATGGAGGTTCTAATTGCTTGAATGTTAACAG TCTAAGAATACCACTCCCGAGAATTATCAATCCAGAAACCACTGTTGGTAACCAGTATCCGAACCCAAAGTCTCATGTTAGTAATCCTGCACGGAAACTGGCATGCACAGTACTTGAGGACAGCTTGAGAAAGCTGGATAGCATGCCTAGCAAAAATTCTAGAATTATCAGATGGGAACTTGGGTCCTCCTGGCTGCAGCACTTGCAGAAAAAGGATTCTCCAACGTCCGAGGATGGTAAGGGAAACAAAATAAAGGCTGACAAAGAACCAGCTGTGAAAGGTCTTGGAAAGCATTTTGAACAATTaaggaaaataaaaaagaaagaaTGCAACATTGAAGGTTCTGGTTCTGAGAAGGAAGAATCTAACAGTAATTGCTCACCAATGAATGGTATGCCAGAATCAGATAAGATAGCTGTTGATGAAACGATTAAGGGGGCTGATATAAGCAAGCTAATGTCAGAGGATGCTTTCTTTCGGTTGAAGAGTTTGGGAGCTGGCCTTCATGAAAAG TCCCTTGAAGAACTCACAGAGATGGCCCATAATTTCTATGATGATACTGCACTCCCAAAGCTG GTGTCTGATTTTGCGTCCCTTGAACTTTCTCCGGTGGATGGAAGAACCATGACAGATTTCATGCATACAAGGGGACTTAACATGTCCTCCTTGGGTCGTGTG GTAGAGCTAGCAGAGAAGCTCCCACATATCCAGTCTATATGCATTCATGAAATGGTCATTAGGTCGTTTAAACACATCATCAGAGCTGTTATTGCTGCTGTTGATGACATGCAAAATATGTCTGCAGCTATAGCTGAGACTCTAAACATATTACTAGGATCCCCCAGACTTGAAAATGGTGCTGATACAGATCCACATATCGAGCATAATTTGCGATTGAAATGGGTAGAGAGCTTCCTTTCAAAAAGATTCAGCTGGAAACTGAAAGATGAATTTGCACACCTGCGAAAATTTATCATTCTGAGAGGGCTTTGCAGCAAG GTTGGACTAGAGTTGGTTGCAAGAGATTATAATATGAATAGCCCTAACCCATTCGACAAGTCTGACATTATCAGCATTGTTCCTGTATGCAAG CATGTGGTCTACTCCTCAATTGATGGTCGAAACTTGCTGGAATCATCGAAGGTGGCATTGGATAAAGGAAAACTAGATGATGCTGTCAGCTATGGAACAAAG GCCTTGTCCAAAATTATAGCTGTTTGTGGTCCATACCATCGTCTGACTGCTAATGCATACAGCCTTCTTGCTGTCGTGCTTTATCATACTGGAGATTTTAATCAG GCAACTATATATCAGCAAAAGGCACTTGATATCAATGAAAGGGAACTTGGTCTTGATCATCCGGAAACTATGAAGAGTTATGGGGATTTATCTGTCTTCTACTACCGACTGCAACACATTGAAATGGCTCTAAA GTATGTCAACCGTGCACTGTATCTGCTTCAGTTTTCGTGTGGGCTTTCACACCCAAATTCAGCTGCCACCTACATAAATGTGGCTATGATGGAAGAAGGCATGGGAAATGTCCATGTTGCTCTTCGGTACTTGCATGAAGCCCTGAAGTGCAACAAGAGATTGCTAGGAGCTGATCACATCCAG ACTGCTGCAAGCTACCATGCCATAGCCATAGCCCTTTCGATGATGGACGCGTACTCCCTAAGTGTGCAACATGAACAAACCACCTTGCAGATCCTTCAGGAGAAACTAGGGCAAGATGACCTCCGAACTCAG GATGCTGCTGCATGGCTAGAGTATTTCGAGTCAAAAGCATTAGAACAACAAGAGGCCGCTCGAAGAGGAATGCCAAAACCTGATTCATCTATTGCAAGTAAAGGACATCTTAG CGTATCAGATCTTCTTGACTTCATAAGTCCAGAccaagaaagaaaagagagggataTGCAAAGGAAGTGCAGGCGTGCAAAG AATAATATCAGAGCCCAACATGGTGAATCAGTTGAAGAAAAGGAGAACTTCCAGCATGATTCAGGATCTCCTCTTGAAGCAACCAAAGATGGATTTCAAGAACAAAAACTGGATGCGCATCCTCCTGTGGTATTAGAAGAAAATTACGCTGCCCATGATGAGCAGAAGCAATCTGATGTTTTATCACCTGAAGAATATTCTGATGAAGGGTGGCAAGCAGCTAGTTTGAGAGGGAGATCTGCAAATGTAAGGAAGAAAAGCAGTCGCAGGAAGCCAGCTCTCACGAAATTAATGGTTGATCGCTTCGAAGATGGTCATACAGGTTCTGTTTATAGGAGTGGTTTCAAGCCGCAAACAAAGGGAGACAAAGAAGATGCTGCAAGTGCTCCTAGCCAACTCTCCTTTGGTAGCTTTTTAAAAACCGACAAGTTGAATGGGGATACCAACATTGTTGAAGAGAAGTCTTGCAATACTACGGCTAAACCAGAACGGCATGCAAAACCCACAGGAATTAACAGGCCAACTAGCATTGCTTCCAAGTTTGTATCATACAAAGATGTGGCTGTTTCGCCCCCTGGCACGGTATTGAAGCCCATTTTGAAGGAGGAAGCAAATGAGAAAGAAAATAGACATGATGCTGATCTAACACTGTCGTCTGAGGAAGAGGATAGAAAATTTAcagaaaaagagaaggaaaagcCAAATGATGATAGCAGCAAAGATGTTCTTTTGAGTCAGCCAGACGGAATCAGTCACCAAGAAACACCTCCTGACAGCAACTGCGATGATAGCCCCTCAGAACTTAAGAAAGCATCTGGAAGCAAACTGTCTGCTTCAGCACCCCCATTCAATCCGGGATCACTTTTATCAATGTCACACCCATACAGCACAGTGGCAATATATGATGCTAGTGCTGTCCTTCAGGCAATACCAAGCCAACCAATGGAGATTCTCCCTCATGCCATTGATACTAGAGTGCCTCGTGGTCCTCGGTCCACCTTGTACTATCGTACTGGGCATTCTTTCCAAAGGAAACAAGGTTACACACACAGCCAGAGCACTGTTGTAAGGGGTAGCTACTCCCCCACGACCATGAATCCCCATGCTGCTGAGTTTGTGCCTGGAAAAACTGTTCAACAATCTGATGTGGCTGACAGAGAACCCAGTCCTGCTAATCCTGTGACTGATTCTGACCACGATGTGGTTTCACAGATCACAGATGAAGTAAAGGCTGAGACATCCACCGCAGAAAAGGCAGGTCAAGATGAGAAAGTCGTTTCAGGTAAAGGAAAGGAAAACAGGGGGAAAGACGTCGTAAGAAATTCGTACAAATCAGAACTTGCAAGGCAAATTTTGCTCAGTTTCATTGTGAAGTCAGTGCATGATAGTTTAGGTTCCACTGCTGCTGTACCAGACAGAAAGCCCAGTGGTTCAGATGAAACTAGTAATGAACAGAGCAGCAACATCAGCAAGAACGCATCTGGTCGGCAAGATTCTGATAAACAACAGAAAGCCGTGGAGGTGCCTAAAGGTCTGAAGGATACAGAGGGATTTACAGTGGTTTCAAAACGTCGAAGGAGGCCACAGCCATTCATGAACCCCATCAATGGTCTCTATTCTCAGCAGTCTATTTGCACTTCTGTCAGTTAA
- the LOC112899864 gene encoding pheophytinase, chloroplastic, with the protein MEVVSCSHSCSALHQTPRSAWRLRGGGLGLGHAKSTRPRRSAILCVGTTRGASIPGDSNKVQATQGFVDAALQGIPSRKAGEIEKVMIQGLPKGTDSSPISTGFWEWKPKLTVYYERSGTENSKAPAVLFLPGFGVGTFHYEKQLRDLGRDHKVWTMDFLGQGMSLPCEDPAPSSIAGDQSEDSFWGFGQDSQPWAEKLAYSVDLWQNQVQHFVEEVIREPVYIVGNSLGGFVALYFAASCPHLVKGVTLLNATPFWGFFPNPATSPRLSKIFPWAGTFPLPSFVRKLTEAVWQKISDPRSIHDILKQVYADHSTNVDKVFSRIVEITQHPAAAASFASIMFAPRGQISFQEAISRCQSQGVPISLMYGREDPWVRPIWGIKVKEQVPEAPYYEISPAGHCPHDEVPEVINYLLRGWLKNLESEGSIDLPFLEDPSYAEHGVSRELEFVREGSRKSVSVRLYGSKISLWSQLSSFLNTRASNSRVVSR; encoded by the exons ATGGAGGTGGTCTCTTGCAGCCACTCCTGCTCGGCATTACATCAAACACCTAGAAGTGCCTGGAGGCTTCGGGGCGGTGGTCTTGGTCTGGGGCATGCCAAGTCTACTCGGCCCAGAAGAAGTGCGATTCTTTGTGTCGGAACCACTAGAGGAGCTTCAATTCCGGGTGATTCCAACAAGGTTCAAGCCACCCAGGGATTTGTGGATGCAGCCCTGCAGGGTATTCCTTCCAGAAAAGCCGGAGAGATTGAGAAGGTGATGATTCAGGGCCTCCCTAAAGGCACTGATAGCTCTCCAATCAGCACTGGATTCTGGGAGTGGAAGCCGAAGCTGACGGTGTACTATGAGAGGTCTGGCACCGAGAACAGCAAAGCGCCTGCGGTGCTCTTCCTGCCGGGGTTCGGAGTTGGGACATTCCATTATGAGAAGCAACTGAGGGATCTTGGTCGCGATCATAAGGTGTGGACGATGGATTTTCTTGGTCAGGGAATGTCGTTGCCGTGTGAAGACCCTGCTCCTAGTAGCATAGCAGGGGACCAGAGCGAAGACTCGTTTTGGGGCTTTGGACAAGATTCGCAGCCTTGGGCAGAGAAGCTGGCGTATTCTGTAGATTTATGGCAAAACCAGGTTCAGCATTTCGTTGAAGAG GTTATCCGTGAGCCAGTTTACATTGTGGGGAACTCTCTTGGAGGATTTGTTGCTCTGTATTTTGCTGCATCCTGTCCACACCTTGTAAAAGGCGTCACGTTGCTTAATGCAACACCATTTTGGGGATTCTTTCCTAACCCTGCTACATCTCCTCGATTGTCAAAGATTTTCCCATGGGCTGGGACATTTCCTCTTCCATCATTTGTGAGGAAACTTACTGAAGCAGT TTGGCAGAAGATAAGTGACCCAAGAAGCATACATGACATACTCAAACAAGTCTATGCTGACCACTCAACAAATGTGGACAAGGTATTCTCTCGTATTGTGGAGATAACACAACACCCAGCTGCTGCTGCATCATTTGCCTCCATCATGTTTGCCCCAAGGGGTCAGATATCCTTCCAAGAGGCAATTTCTAG GTGCCAAAGCCAAGGTGTTCCCATATCTCTTATGTATGGAAGAGAGGATCCTTGGGTTAGACCTATTTGGGGAATCAAAGTCAAAGAGCAGGTGCCAGAAGCACCTTATTATGAAATCAGCCCTGCCGGTCATTGTCCTCATGATGAGGTCCCTGAG GTTATAAACTACTTACTCCGCGGGTGGCTGAAGAACCTCGAGTCTGAGGGTTCAATCGACCTGCCGTTTCTCGAAGACCCCAGCTATGCTGAGCATGGTGTGTCGAGGGAGCTGGAGTTTGTCAGAGAAGGGTCAAGGAAATCAGTTAGTGTGCGGCTCTATGGTTCCAAAATTTCTCTCTGGAGCCAGCTGAGCTCATTCTTGAACACTCGTGCCTCCAATTCACGGGTAGTCTCTAGATGA